The following are from one region of the Nicotiana tabacum cultivar K326 chromosome 3, ASM71507v2, whole genome shotgun sequence genome:
- the LOC107822845 gene encoding uncharacterized protein LOC107822845 produces MQLHPTADTTALDYWLNWRFLLCAIWVLAPTVISLIFIWKYELSLNVNPESDGREDCQKRSWLLYFDKAWRPCVRTINPICLATFRVFALVLLTAVIVADFVVHGSDMFYYYTQWTFALTTIYFWFGSVLSIYGCYRYNKANNGVSKMQMDVEQGLLESLISTDYMNGVKIVNSIDYKGILAVPEIAGQCGYLFQILFQMAAGAVMLTDSVYWFVIFPFLTLKNYEFNFFTVVTHSLNAVMLLGDASLNSLRFPWFRIFYFVVWTGVYVIFQWIVHACKSFWWPYPFLDLSSIYAPVWYLLVALLHIPCYGIFALLVRLKQYVLWRWFPQS; encoded by the exons ATGCAGCTCCATCCAACTGCTGATACTACTGCTTTGGATTATTGGTTGAACTGGAGGTTCTTGCTTTGTGCAATATGGGTCTTGGCACCAACAGTTATATCATTGATCTTTATATGGAAGTATGAACTATCACTTAATGTCAATCCAGAATCTGATGGAAGGGAGGATTGCCAGAAAAGGTCTTGGCTTTTGTATTTTGACAAAGCTTGGAGACCATGCGTGAGAACAATAAACCCAATTTGTCTGGCGACTTTCCGAGTATTTGCACTTGTTTTACTCACAGCAGTGATTGTAGCTGATTTTGTTGTTCATGGAAGTGACATGTTTTACTATTATACTCA ATGGACATTTGCTTTGACTACCATCTATTTCTGG TTTGGATCAGTACTTTCCATCTATGGCTGTTACCGGTATAACAAAGCAAACAATGGTGTTAgcaaaatgcagatggatgtGGAGCAAGGGTTACTTGAGTCCCTTATAAGCACAGACTATATGAATGGCGTCAAGATAGTGAACAGCATAGATTACAAGGGAATACTTGCTGTTCCTGAAATTGCTGGACAATGTGGCTATCTCTTCCAGATTCTTTTCCAG ATGGCTGCTGGAGCGGTGATGCTCACTGACTCTGTTTACTGGTTTGTGATCTTCCCATTTCTTACGCTCAAAAACTACGAGTTTAACTTT tttaCTGTTGTTACACATTCGCTAAATGCTGTCATGCTCCTTGGTGATGCATCTCTGAATTCCTTG AGGTTCCCTTGGTTCCGGATTTTTTACTTTGTCGTATGGACTGGTGTTTATGTCATTTTCCAGTGGATAGTTCATGCCTGTAAATCATTTTG GTGGCCCTACCCCTTTCTTGACTTATCTTCAATATATGCTCCTGTGTG GTATTTGTTGGTGGCTTTACTGCATATTCCGTGCTATGGAATTTTTGCATTACTTGTTAGACTTAAACAGTATGTGCTATGGAGATGGTTCCCCCAATCATAG